The DNA sequence GTGTCGGAAATTGCACGAGGCTCTTCCGTAATATTTGcctgtttgtttgtttcacaGCGATGCGATGCGATTGGGTGATTTGATCACGATTACGCTCCTGAAAGATTTTCTTGATCGCGTGCAATCGAGGAACGTTACCCCTCGTTTATGTAGTTTCTTCCCCTCTATCGTCTCCTGTTTGTCGCTTCGTTACGTCAAATTGTGGAAAATTGTCCAATCTGTTCTTTTTCACTGATCGTTATTCACTCTCGTCGATATAATGCTGCGCTTCGAGTCGAAGAAGTAATAGCGTATGCGTATGCGTATGCGTATGCAGCGCAAAGTAGTACATATTCCTATCGCTCGAAAAGTACGATGGACTTATGGTATAGTATGATACTAGTCGATACACCAGTAAAACCCGACGCTTTTCAATAGTAAATACTCGTATTATTTTGTGATTTTGTCTAACAATAAGCCCTGTTTATCGATCAAGTTTGCGTAGTCGCTAATTGGCCGTTAGATTGCGAATCTAAATTTCCAGCTGGAATACGGAAATGCGCCGGATGGTCTGGGCCTAATCGCGTTAGCGATAATTGAATTACCTTTCGTTCCCGTATGCTTACGTACGTGTCGCGACGTTGTTCGGTCGTTGTTTCGTCGCTCGTTTcacagaaaatcgaaagatGTCTCAAGTGTTGCCGGTGCGCTGGCATTGGCTTCGTTTCGTAATCACTGGTTCGAGAGCCTTTTGTCTTTTGCGACCGGTCTCTGGTCGTGTGGATGCACTCGTCACGCAAGTGGAGacttttcgtttcctttcgacgacgccgacgccgacgccgatgCCGATGCCCGAATGCTCCGCGTTGTTGGTCGAAATTTCTCCCGGTTTCTTTGATACTTTTACAACATTCCTTGAAAAAACATTGGTCGACTAAAGTTGTTTTCGTTATACCGGCACGGTGCGATCGTGTTCGTTCCGAGCGTCTACGACCGTGATTCATCGGTTTCTCCATGTGAATCGCGTTACACTCTACACTCGTCGTTCTTAGCACGAAACATCCGTTTCTTTCCATCACCTCAGACGATGACCTCATAGCTGATGACTTACGGTTTGCAGAAAAACCGATGCCATCATCGTGCAAGAGGCGCAGCCGGTTTACATCAACCCCCAAAAATAACGCGGTTCGCTGAAAGGCCAGCAATGCAGGCGTCGACGTCGCGTCTGTCCGCACCAATCTTTGCCCGAAACTGTTCCTCTTGATCGTTTGCCAGGTCAAAATGGAATTACGGTTCGAAATCCGCCCGTTGGCGTCGGCGTTGGCGtaggcgtcggcgtcgtgaCACACATTCGTCATTTCTACGTTGACGacaatcaaaagaaaatacagtAAATACACTCGCCGTTGGTGTCGGAGTAGGCAACTTGTCTTGACTCGTGACGCCGTGAAATTCTCGATGCTACGAATCatcgataaaaagaataatttatttattcgatatacAGGGGCTATTCGCATTCGGGACTTTGTGTTTCGAGGGGAAAAGCGCGAGGTGAGGTTTTACGCGTGAAAGATCGCAGAGAAAGTTTTGCGCTATCGAAGTATCGTGCATCGTGGCACACGCCGCGCCGCAATGCTTGATCTATTAATAGGTAGACGCACACTGTCTATTACTCTCGAT is a window from the Hylaeus volcanicus isolate JK05 chromosome 7, UHH_iyHylVolc1.0_haploid, whole genome shotgun sequence genome containing:
- the LOC128880075 gene encoding uncharacterized protein LOC128880075 — its product is MRIAPVYRINKLFFLSMIRSIENFTASRVKTSCLLRHQRRVYLLYFLLIVVNVEMTNVCHDADAYANADANGRISNRNSILTWQTIKRNSFGQRLVRTDATSTPALLAFQRTALFLGVDVNRLRLLHDDGIGFSANRKSSAMRSSSEVMERNGCFVLRTTSVECNAIHMEKPMNHGRRRSERTRSHRAGITKTTLVDQCFFKECCKSIKETGRNFDQQRGAFGHRHRRRRRRRRKETKSLHLRDECIHTTRDRSQKTKGSRTSDYETKPMPAHRQHLRHLSIFCETSDETTTEQRRDTYVSIRERKVIQLSLTRLGPDHPAHFRIPAGNLDSQSNGQLATTQT